The genomic DNA CCTCCTGGAGCAGCTGCGCGCGGGTGAACACGCGGCCGGGGTGCTGGGCGAGGTACTTCAGCAGCTCGAACTCCTTGAAGGTCAGGTCGAGGACCCGGCCCTTCAACTTGGCGGAGTACGTCGCCTCGTCCACCGACAGGTCGCCGTTGCGGATCTCCATGGGGGAGTCGTCGCCGCCGAGCTGCTGGCGGCCCGTGGCCAGCCGCAGCCGCGCCTCGACCTCCGCCGGACCGGCGGTGTCGAGGAGTACGTCGTCGATGCCCCAGTCGGCGGTGACGGCGGCGAGACCGCCCTCGGTGACGATGAGGACCAGCGGGCAGCTGAGGCCCGTGGAGCGCAGCAGCTGGCACAGGCTGCGGATCTGGGGGAGGTCGCGGCGGCCGTCGACGAGGATGACGTCGGCGCCGGGGGTGTCGACGAGGGCGGGGCCCTCGGCGGGGGCGACGCGTACGTTGTGCAGCAGCAGGCCGAGGGCGGGAAGCACCTCCGTCGACGGCTGGAGGGCGTTGGTCAGGAGCAGCAGAGAGCTCATCGCGCCCCACCTGCCTGGGACGGTTTGTGGTCGTGCCCGGTTCGCTCGCCCATAACGTCTGGTTCCTCCTGGGTCCCGGCGATGGGGGTACCTCCCACGCCCTTAAGGCAGTGGGGGAGTTTGCGGCACTGCTTCTTACTGGTGGCGTCCGGGAGGTGAACGCCGGGCGCCCGCCCGGCATCGCTCCCGAAAGCACAAAAGGACCCGGGGGCTACGTTGCCCGAGTCCTCTGCCCAGCAGAATAGCCGACATGAGCAACCGACCGCCGGGTCATGTGGCGCGTTCCACCCGTGGTCCAGCCAATCGTCCGCATCCCGAGACGCCCCGGGGAGCGCCGCGCCGCACGCCCGCGCGCACCTTCCTCCGTACGGCCGACGGTGTCCTCATCGACGCCGTGTACGAGCCGGGACCGGGCGGTCGCGAGCCTGCTGACCTGGTGTTCGTCGTCGCGCACGGGTTCACGGGCAACGCCGACCGGCCCCACGTGCGGCGGATCGCGGCGGCGTTCGCGCGGCACGGTGCCGTGGTCACGTTCTCCTTCCGGGGGCACGGCGCGTCCGGCGGGCGGTCCACCGTCGGCGACCGCGAGGTGCTCGACCTGGCCGCGGCGGTCGCGTGGGCGCGCGGCTTCGGGCACGCGCGCGTGGTGACCGTCGGCTTCTCCATGGGCGGCTCGGTGGTGCTGCGGCACGCCGCGCTGTACGCCGACGACGACGCGGCGGGCACGGACACCGTCGTGTCGGTCAGCTCCCCCGCCCGCTGGTACTACCGGGGCACGGCACCCATGCGCCGGCTGCACTGGCTGGTCATGCGCCCCGCCGGGCGCCTGGTGGGCCGCTACGGCCTGCGCACCCGGATCCACCACCGGGACTGGGACCCGGTGCCGCTGTCGCCGG from Streptomyces sp. CB09001 includes the following:
- the glnR gene encoding two-component system response regulator GlnR, whose protein sequence is MSSLLLLTNALQPSTEVLPALGLLLHNVRVAPAEGPALVDTPGADVILVDGRRDLPQIRSLCQLLRSTGLSCPLVLIVTEGGLAAVTADWGIDDVLLDTAGPAEVEARLRLATGRQQLGGDDSPMEIRNGDLSVDEATYSAKLKGRVLDLTFKEFELLKYLAQHPGRVFTRAQLLQEVWGYDYFGGTRTVDVHVRRLRAKLGPEHESLIGTVRNVGYRFVTPEKPEKGEKAEKAGKTEKTEKAEEPDKAAAEKTEAAPARSSKV
- a CDS encoding alpha/beta fold hydrolase; the protein is MSNRPPGHVARSTRGPANRPHPETPRGAPRRTPARTFLRTADGVLIDAVYEPGPGGREPADLVFVVAHGFTGNADRPHVRRIAAAFARHGAVVTFSFRGHGASGGRSTVGDREVLDLAAAVAWARGFGHARVVTVGFSMGGSVVLRHAALYADDDAAGTDTVVSVSSPARWYYRGTAPMRRLHWLVMRPAGRLVGRYGLRTRIHHRDWDPVPLSPVEAVARIAPTPLLVVHGDRDGYFPLDHPRMLAEAAGDHGELWLEPGMGHAENASDETLLHRIGDWAVARAG